From a single Syngnathus scovelli strain Florida chromosome 2, RoL_Ssco_1.2, whole genome shotgun sequence genomic region:
- the spega gene encoding striated muscle preferentially expressed protein kinase isoform X7, giving the protein MVFRSCRKQSYDSENTEDETTEPQMEPKGGLGRHQDKTAWGGPLGEGDRMTEYNPDACDRRATLPGSHDPIVERELRTLASRPPGPNMDPANPSRKSPNALVVNSAERQSPTPSVSPFLKRMKVAIPAILVEDETSKIECDAGQMEMNQVKSGSAGEQIVSLHEDYLSPQVAAMERISAPTKNVHFKEPPSFQVEPCDQVVMEGQDVVISVKVSGQPKPMVHWLKDKVPVKTAGRFSVRVTEDGSDELRIISAQRSDAGLYVCKLVSDIGTKQEECRIEVKAAAELQLKIIREVTDLKVEAGESAMFECDISGPSDVDVDWLSNGKLIQPALLNCKMHFNGRRCRLLLNSVHEDDSGTYTCKLSTAKDELTSSANLKVTPSKEPLFTRKLDVLEVIAGRTARLDCKVSGSPAPQVTWMHFESKVEESDNVCILSEGGRHSLVIANVSSDTEGFYTAVAQNIHGKAECTAELYIQEHRAAVSSHISKLEKMPSIPEEPEQLESEVVKRTMPDFVKPLSDLEVIEGKEAVLSCKVTGLPYPTISWYHNGKRIESSDERKMTQNRDVHTLVIQATCHADGGVYKAVIANKLGKAACYAHLYVSDIVPDPPDGPPIIEAITGKTISLSWKRSKKINPSDDSGSLSYVLQQQPLGSIQWSTVASNLRETSYTITNLSKGVRYAFRVLTSTGKTLSKPSPSTDLVQLQDRGPYLRKAPVIIDKPDIVYVVENQPVSITVTLNHVHATVTWKRRGVALVNKAGVCEMSTPDDDQHTLKLQRVRALDIGQLVVMASNQFGSDLCTLQLVMAVPPKFETIMEDVDIREGETTRLAVVVEGKPDPDILWYKDDVLLSESNYFTFVYDDPEYSLVILNAHTEHSGVYTCTAKNLAASNSCKAELTVRTEDKEAIEPVEDEGTILRKMRRLTDYYDLHKEIGRGTFSYVKRVTQKKGKKDFAAKFTSARGKRKALALREMELLSELDHERIIFFHDAFEKKNLVVLITELCHEEMLERISRRTTVTELEIRRCIQQVLEGLRYLHEKDIGHLDIKPENILMASASSDQIRICDFGNAIRLESSEEHYSKYGTPEYVAPEIVNQTPVSRATDIWPVAVITYLCLTGVSPFTGENDRATVLNIRNYNVAFEENMFSDLCKEAKGFVVKLLVVDRLRPSAIECLRHPWFKSESNKSICTAKLKQVLSRRRWQRSLINYKSKMVMRTIPELLNDASSHVSIAVAKHLKEGSPPPSSSSDSEADVDELPFIPMPLSMFFSGSRVSLNELPEDEHVTRGPNDIADRTKNNLDTAGIKEAGKSGTQKPQNPDEEMIQQTKRALLKKGLSTETGESQTKARRSTMRRGSSADSALLLHTDLEQGDVNQTTETSTNSLKKTVSLELPNRSPSPGITKISQEDYALKLELMRQRLLRGGSVDKKMSGLRGPLFETLGMEDEQQTGSLDRNLRRSRAGPSTLTRAASSESAGQDTPKTKVFQKSASFTQEDSEPMPLHRRYGAPLEIPSGGTEGKKLKEATSMSALTEQTTTESPTERISFRYPTAEVDQQRKRNNQEKRTNIEKVNKAENEPRSSAHVTPIIVIEDDVEAQYKKKTYLNKEKVTEDKGTSQNTKPGTSDRVSDKLKGHEAKGIAPSPQHPAVFAKVATSDLSSAATSNPEIPGMPRHPQLRTDIKDIASEEVFEARFKKRESSLTRSLKKLTRNKSEEKSPTLSRKIGGGDDEVYRPGQRGAPLEMVSQGLQEKSKSVQDLREDKEKEPGLSLIGRWSMRGKRSSVDKDAENSKERKNQEKAAPKRVTWAIGRSKSLDTNEQRAKADESAVSAMRRRFESKVAGISAKIRSQSEDRKDKTTEASQKEQQPKRLTDSPILAMRQMFENKLTGNTTKIRSLSEQRQDDTEEKKAPLFSRHRHSHSEGRGLKGMGIPENQLAKQAGVAASKESIESTSSVQSENDRRSRWDRWGLTKSKKDKTPSQPDLILPNPKKEDTSLTRTFVRSASDFPPVFHIKLKDQILLEGEQVTLSCLPAGSPLPDITWIKDRKALYTDDRISLTSHPDGRQLLTILKCSQRDAGVYECVATNPLAAITTSCTLTIAYVPKRPGTPEVPQTYNNTALVLWKPSDTKPPCSYTLERKTEGDSTWQTVTTGVVDCYYNVTDLPQGDVFRFRVFCVNKAGQGPPSNSSAPVTLDSAAEEASPVVAVVKTTAVPGSLASPSSLPVTSTMTNTTSTVTGPKNATSPVTSLPSAVLPSSYRAPRTIETSSSPSAITNMHDAPKTSSKLPSVPFVTPKLQSPVNIVSPMTQTPSILATPPSSPTKPALAVTYIPTTMAPSPSSFSPKVLQTSSLSPIGEGACTPTRSTPSGRVTPSTALRQGVPQKPYTFLEEKSRGRFGVIRECRENATGKIYMAKIIPYSQENKKEVLKEYEILKSLHNDKIMALHEAYVTPRYVVLVAEYCTGKELLHSIVERFRYSEDDVVEYLVQILQGVEYLHNRRVLHLDLKPDNIMVTNLNTIKIVDFGSAQSFNPLSLKQQDLGAVTLQYMAPEIVKGEVVGPPADVWTVGVVTYIMLSGQLPFDDKDPQRVKSKILMAKFDPTRLYPNVSQSALAFVKKLLSSYAWARPSTRDCFSQAWLQDTYMMKLRRQTLTFTTGRLKEFLVAQQCHRAESTTKHKVLLRSYQSTPKSTSSGPASQFHDSK; this is encoded by the exons CAAATTGTGAGTCTCCATGAAGACTACCTGAGTCCACAGGTGGCGGCGATGGAACGTATTTCTGCTCCAACTAAAAATGTCCATTTTAAGGAACCTCCCTCTTTCCAG gtGGAGCCATGTGACCAAGTCGTGATGGAGGGACAAGATGTTGTCATCTCTGTAAAAGTTTCCGGGCAGCCCAAACCAATGGTTCACTG GCTAAAGGACAAGGTCCCGGTGAAGACGGCAGGACGCTTCTCCGTGAGGGTGACGGAGGACGGCTCCGATGAGCTCAGGATCATCTCAGCACAGAGGTCGGACGCAGGGCTctatgtctgcaagcttgtcagTGACATCGGAACAAAGCAGGAGGAGTGCAGAATCGAAGTCAAAG CTGCAGCAGAGTTACAGCTGAAAATTATCCGAGAGGTGACAGATCTGAAGGTGGAGGCTGGCGAGTCGGCCATGTTTGAATGTGACATCTCCGGTCCTTCAGACGTGGATGTGGATTGGCTCTCCAATGGGAAGCTGATCCAGCCGGCGCTGCTTAACTGCAAGATGCACTTTAATGGGCGCAG ATGCCGCCTGCTGCTGAATTCAGTGCACGAAGACGACAGTGGGACATACACTTGCAAATTGAGCACAGCCAAGG ACGAGTTGACCTCCAGCGCAAACCTAAAGGTGACCCCCTCCAAGGAGCCGTTGTTCACCCGCAAGCTGGACGTCCTCGAGGTCATCGCGGGTCGCACGGCCCGCTTGGACTGCAAGGTGAGCGGGTCACCGGCGCCACAAGTCACCTGGATGCACTTTG AGTCCAAAGTGGAGGAGAGCGACAATGTGTGCATTCTCAGCGAGGGCGGGCGTCACTCGCTGGTGATAGCCAACGTCAGCAGTGACACAGAAGGCTTCTATACGGCCGTGGCTCAGAACATTCACGGGAAGGCCGAATGCACTGCTGAGCTGTACATCCAAGAGCACAGGGCGGCGGTCTCCTCTCACAT ATCCAAACTTGAGAAGATGCCATCCATCCCAGAGGAGCCAGAGCAGCTGGAGAGTGAAGTGGTGAAGAGAACCATGCCGGATTTTGTAAAACCTCTGTCTGACTTGGAAGTGATCGAAGGAAAAGAGGCGGTTCTGAGCTGCAAGGTGACAGGCCTGCCTTATCCGACCATCTCCTGGTACCACAACGGAAAGCGCATCGAGAGCAGCGATGAGCGCAAAATGACCCAGA ACAGGGACGTCCACACGTTGGTCATTCAAGCAACTTGTCACGCTGACGGCGGCGTCTACAAGGCGGTGATCGCGAACAAACTGGGCAAAGCAGCCTGCTATGCACATTTATATGTTTCAG ATATTGTTCCAGATCCACCTGATGGGCCCCCGATCATAGAGGCCATCACCGGAAAAACGATAAGCCTCAGCTGGAAAAGATCCAAgaaaataaatccatcagatg ATTCGGGTTCCCTGTCTTATGTGCTCCAGCAGCAACCTTTGGGCTCCATCCAGTGGTCCACCGTAGCTTCCAACTTGAGGGAAACCAGCTACACCATTACCAACCTTTCCAAGGGGGTCCGCTACGCTTTCAGGGTCTTGACCTCCACCGGCAAGACGCTCAGCAAACCTTCACCATCCACAGATTTGGTCCAGCTCCAGGACAGAG GACCTTATTTGAGGAAAGCACCCGTGATCATCGACAAACCCGACATTGTGTACGTGGTTGAGAATCAACCCGTAAGCATCACCGTCACCCTGAACCACGTGCACGCTACCGTCACTTGGAAAAG GAGGGGCGTGGCTTTGGTCAACAAAGCCGGAGTGTGCGAGATGAGCACGCCGGACGATGATCAACACACCCTGAAGCTTCAGCGCGTCCGAGCCTTGGACATCGGCCAGCTGGTGGTGATGGCCAGCAACCAGTTTGGCAGCGACCTCTGCACGCTGCAGCTGGTCATGGCAG TGCCACCAAAATTTGAAACCATCATGGAGGATGTGGACATACGTGAGGGAGAAACTACCCGTCTCGCTGTTGTGGTCGAAGGAAAACCAGATCCAGACATCTTGTGGTACAAG GATGATGTGCTTCTCTCAGAGAGCAACTACTTCACCTTCGTGTACGATGACCCAGAGTATTCTCTCGTGATCCTTAACGCCCACACTGAGCATTCGGGCGTCTACACCTGCACGGCCAAGAACCTGGCCGCGTCCAACTCCTGCAAGGCTGAACTGACAGTTCGCACAG AGGACAAAGAGGCCATAGAACCAGTGGAAGATGAAGGAACCATTCTCAGGAAGATGCGACGCTTGACAGACTACTATGACCTCCACAAGGAGATAGGCAG GGGGACCTTTTCCTACGTGAAGCGAGTGACTCAGAAGAAGGGAAAGAAGGACTTTGCTGCCAAGTTCACATCCGCACGTGGAAAGAGGAAAGCCCTGGCACTGCGGGAGATGGAACTGCTGTCCGAGCTGGACCACGAGCGCATCATCTTCTTCCATGATGCCTTTGAGAAGAAGAATTTGGTGGTGCTGATAACAGAATT GTGTCACGAGGAGATGTTAGAACGAATATCCAGAAGAACGACAGTCACAGAGTTGGAA ATTCGTCGATGTATTCAGCAGGTGTTGGAAGGCCTTCGCTACCTTCATGAGAAAGACATCGGCCATCTTGACATAAAG CCAGAAAATATTTTGATGGCATCTGCCAGCAGTGACCAGATCCGTATTTGCGACTTTGGCAACGCCATCAGACTGGAGTCCTCCGAGGAGCACTACTCCAAGTATGGAACGCCGGAATACGTAGCACCAGAGATTGTGAACCAAACGCCGGTCTCTCGAGCAACAGACATATG GCCAGTCGCTGTCATTACATATCTCTG TCTGACAGGAGTGTCACCATTCACCGGTGAAAACGACAGAGCCACGGTGTTGAACATTCGCAACTACAACGTGGCCTTCGAGGAGAACATGTTCTCTGACCTCTGCAAAGAGGCGAAGGGGTTTGTCGTCAAGCTCTTGGTGGTGGACCGACT GAGACCAAGCGCCATCGAGTGCCTTCGTCATCCTTGGTTCAAG TCAGAAAGTAACAAGAGCATCTGCACGGCGAAGCTAAAGCAGGTTTTGTCTCGGAGGCGATGGCAG CGCTCCCTAATCAATTACAAATCAAAAATGGTGATGCGAACAATCCCGGAGCTACTTAACGACGCATCGAGCCATGTGTCCATTGCTGTGGCGAAACATTTAAAAGAAGGCTCCCCGCCACCTTCATCATCCTCCGACTCAGAAGCAGACGTGGATGAGCTTCCCTTCATTCCTATGCCGCTATCGATGTTCTTCTCCGGTTCCAGAGTCTCCTTGAATGAGTTGCCCGAGGATGAACATGTCACACGGGGGCCCAATGATATTGCTGATAGAACTAAGAACAACCTTGACACAGCTGGTATCAAAGAAGCTGGTAAAAGCGGGACACAGAAACCCCAAAACCCAGACGAAGAGATGATTCAACAGACGAAAAGAGCTCTACTTAAAAAAGGATTAAGTACAGAGACGGGTGAGTCTCAGACAAAAGCAAGAAGATCCACAATGAGGAGAGGCAGTTCTGCTGACTCGGCGTTGCTTCTTCACACTGACCTAGAACAGGGTGACGTCAACCAAACCACAGAAACGAGCACCAATAGCCTGAAAAAGACTGTTTCTCTTGAACTACCCAACCGTAGCCCAAGCCCTGGAATCACAAAAATTAGCCAGGAGGATTACGCCTTGAAACTGGAGCTCATGAGACAACGGCTGCTCAGGGGAGGTAGCGTGGATAAAAAGATGAGCGGCCTCCGAGGACCCTTATTTGAAACGCTTGGCATGGAAGATGAGCAACAGACAGGGTCTCTGGATCGCAATCTGAGGAGATCTAGAGCGGGGCCATCCACGCTCACGCGAGCTGCATCCTCTGAGAGTGCTGGACAAGACACACCAAAGACCAAAGTTTTCCAGAAAAGCGCTTCCTTCACTCAAGAAGATTCGGAACCCATGCCCCTTCATCGCAGGTATGGAGCTCCCTTAGAAATCCCATCTGGAGGCACTGAGGGGAAGAAGCTAAAGGAGGCAACCTCCATGTCCGCCCTAACAGAACAAACCACGACGGAGTCACCAACGGAGCGCATCTCATTTAGATACCCAACAGCAGAAGTGGACCAACAGCGCAAACGCAACAATCAAGAGAAAAGGACCAATATAGAAAAAGTAAATAAAGCAGAAAATGAGCCAAGATCGTCCGCACATGTTACTCCGATAATTGTGATAGAAGACGATGTGGAAGCGCAGTACAAAAAGAAAACTTATTTAAATAAAGAGAAAGTTACTGAAGACAAAGGAACATCACAAAACACAAAACCTGGAACATCTGACCGAGTGTCTGACAAGTTGAAAGGACATGAGGCCAAAGGCATCGCTCCTTCACCTCAACACCCAGCTGTGTTTGCCAAAGTGGCGACTTCCGATCTATCCTCTGCTGCCACTTCAAACCCGGAGATACCCGGCATGCCACGCCACCCGCAACTTCGAACAGATATAAAAGACATTGCCTCGGAAGAGGTCTTTGAAGCCAGATTCAAGAAGCGGGAGTCATCTTTGACTCGTAGCCTCAAAAAGCTAACCAGGAACAAATCCGAGGAAAAATCACCTACGTTGAGCCGTAAGATTGGCGGTGGAGACGATGAGGTGTACAGGCCAGGGCAAAGGGGGGCCCCCCTCGAAATGGTCTCCCAAGGGCTACAAGAAAAATCCAAATCAGTTCAAGACTTACGGGAAGATAAGGAAAAAGAACCTGGCCTAAGCCTTATTGGCAGGTGGTCGATGCGGGGTAAGAGATCGTCAGTTGATAAAGATGCAGAGAACTCAAAGGAAAGAAAGAATCAGGAAAAGGCAGCCCCAAAGAGGGTTACCTGGGCAATTGGTCGTAGTAAATCTTTAGACACGAATGAACAAAGGGCAAAAGCTGACGAGTCTGCGGTTTCTGCTATGAGACGCAGGTTCGAGTCCAAAGTGGCTGGAATCTCAGCCAAAATAAGGAGCCAGTccgaggacaggaaggataaaaCTACAGAGGCGAGTCAGAAGGAGCAACAACCGAAGAGGCTCACAGATTCTCCAATCCTAGCAATGCGccagatgtttgagaataaactCACTGGAAATACGACAAAAATCCGGAGTCTGTCAGAGCAAAGACAAGATGACACCGAGGAGAAGAAGGCACCCCTGTTTTCTCGCCATCGCCACTCACACTCTGAAGGGCGAGGACTGAAAGGAATGGGCATACCCGAGAATCAGCTGGCCAAACAGGCTGGCGTGGCCGCGTCAAAGGAATCCATCGAATCCACTTCCAGTGTTCAATCTGAGAACGACCGGCGGTCTAGATGGGACAGGTGGGGTCTGACCAAgagcaaaaaagacaaaacacctTCTCAACCTGACCTGATTTTACCCAACCCAAAAAAAGAAGACACATCCCTCACTCGGACCTTTGTCCGTTCCGCTTCGGATTTCCCGCCGGTGTTCCACATCAAACTCAAAGACCAAATCCTACTCGAGGGGGAGCAGGTCACCCTCAGTTGTCTCCCTGCCGGAAGTCCCCTTCCTGACATCACATGGATCAAAG ATCGGAAAGCTTTGTATACGGATGACCGAATCAGTCTGACGTCCCATCCGGATGGCAGGCAGCTTCTTACGATCCTAAAGTGCAGCCAAAGAGATGCTGGGGTGTACGAGTGCGTGGCTACCAACCCCCTGGCCGCCATTACCACCTCTTGTACACTGACGATAGCTT ATGTTCCCAAACGACCCGGAACCCCTGAAGTCCCTCAGACGTATAACAACACCGCCCTGGTGCTGTGGAAACCGTCCGACACCAAGCCCCCGTGCAGCTACACATTGGAAAGAAAGACGGAAG GAGATTCAACGTGGCAAACCGTtaccaccggagtggttgactgcTACTACAACGTGACTGACTTACCACAAGGTGACGTGTTCCGGTTCCGCGTGTTCTGTGTGAACAAGGCAGGACAGGGTCCACCTAGCAACTCTTCAGCTCCAGTCACTTTGGATTCAGCAG CTGAAGAAGCTTCACCCGTGGTGGCTGTGGTTAAGACCACTGCCGTACCTGGATCTCTGGCGTCTCCCTCAAGTCTCCCAGTCACATCCACGATGACAAATACAACCTCCACTGTAACAGGTCCTAAAAATGCGACTTCACCAGTGACATCCCTTCCTTCTGCAGTACTTCCATCATCCTATCGGGCTCCAAGAACCATAGAGACCTCTTCATCTCCATCGGCAATCACAAATATGCATGATGCTCCCAAAACGAGCTCTAAACTTCCATCGGTACCATTCGTAACGCCCAAGCTCCAGAGTCCAGTGAACATTGTGTCTCCCATGACCCAGACCCCGAGCATTCTTGCGACTCCTCCTTCAAGCCCCACCAAACCTGCCTTAGCGGTCACTTATATCCCCACCACCATGGCCCCATCTCCAAGTTCCTTCTCCCCTAAAGTGCTGCAAACCTCCAGCCTGAGCCCCATTGGTGAAGGGGCCTGTACGCCCACCAGAAGCACACCATCCGGTCGCGTCACACCCTCCACGGCTCTGCGTCAAGGGGTTCCACAGAAACCTTACACCTTCCTGGAAGAGAAATCCAG AGGTCGCTTCGGCGTCATCCGAGAGTGCCGTGAGAATGCCACGGGCAAAATATACATGGCCAAAATCATTCCCTACAGCCAAGAGAACAAAAAGGAAGTGCTGAAGGAGTACGAGATCCTGAAATCTCTGCACAATGACAAAATCATGGCTCTGCACGAAGCCTATGTCACGCCACGCTACGTTGTGCTGGTGGCAGAGTACTGCACCGGCAAAGAGCTGCTGCACAGCATCGTGGAGAG ATTCCGCTACTCTGAGGACGACGTGGTTGAGTACTTGGTCCAGATCCTGCAGGGAGTCGAGTACCTACACAACCGCCGAGTCCTCCACTTGGACCTGAAGCCAGACAACATCATGGTGACAAACCTCAACACCATCAAGattgtggactttggaagcgctCAAAGCTTCAACCCACTTAGTCTCAAGCAGCAGGATTTGGGGGCGGTAACACTGCAATACATGG CTCCTGAAATCGTGAAAGGCGAAGTAGTGGGGCCTCCCGCAGATGTATGGACTGTTGGAGTTGTGACTTACATCAT GCTCAGCGGCCAGCTGCCCTTTGATGACAAAGATCCTCAACGTGTGAAATCCAAGATCCTGATGGCCAAGTTTGACCCAACGAGACTCTACCCCAACGTCTCCCAAAGTGCCTTGGCCTTTGTCAAGAAGTTGCTGAGCAGTTACGCTTG GGCCCGCCCAAGCACACGCGACTGCTTCTCCCAAGCCTGGCTTCAGGACACTTACATGATGAAGCTGAGGAGGCAGACCCTTACCTTCACCACAGGCAGACTCAAAGAGTTCTTGGTGGCGCAGCAGTGCCATCGCGCCGAGAGCACAACCAAGCACAAGGTGCTGCTGCGCAGCTACCAGAGCACACCCAAGTCCACGTCAAGCGGGCCTGCGTCGCAGTTTCACGACTCCAAGTGA